Part of the Neochlamydia sp. AcF84 genome, CCAATAAATTCATCTATATATTCAAAAATATATTTTACACAAGAAAAAAGCAAATTACGCTTTAATGATTAATTCTTTGGTATTTACTAAATAGATAGGCTAAATGGCTAGCGGTTAACAAACTATTAAATATTCTCAGAAAGTTTTATTTAAAGATTTATAAACAGTTCTCTTAAAAGCTAGATTAAATAGGGTGAAATAAAAGAAAAGAGCTAAAGAGGCTCGCTTTCAAATTTACTGTTTAGCCTTTATGGACCTGTTATACGCTTTTAAAAAACTTAGCCTACATACCCAACCCTCTAAAAGATGTCTCTCTGCTTAACGAAAGGGATTTTATGAAGTATAGGAGTACATAAGGAGTAGCTCAAAAGCGTATTATTAAGAAAATTAATAATCGATGCCAAGCACTCTGCCTTTGCGTTTGAATCTAGCTAAAGAAGTTTAAGCGTTAGAGAAAAAAAACATCCAAAAGCTTAAGCATTTCTTGAAAATCGCCTTAAATAGGAAAATAAAATTTATCTACTGTGGTGGACTAAGCTTAAGAAAAAATTGGGGGGATGAGGGGAATTTAGGGCTTTCATAAACTCCTCCACATGCGAGGCAATTTTTAAGATCGAAACAAAGAAAAAAAGCTTTAAGACTTTTTAAGTTTTGCGGGGAAAGATAAAAAGTTAAGCTGGAAATTCTTTCTATACATTAATTATTCTGAGAAGTTCATGTTGTGATAAACAGCATCTACGTCATCAAGCGCTTCTAACCATTCTATTAATGCCAAGTTAGCTTTGGCACACTCTTCATTACATTCTATGAAAGACTTAGGGATCATTTCTAAGCTAACTTCCTCGCATGCAATATTCGCTTGATTTAAAGCTTCTTTAACACTATATAAGGCAGTAGGATCGGTGGTGATGAGATACATTTCATCTTCCCTATCAAAATCTTCTGCTCCTGCTTCTGTGGCTTTTAAAAACAGCTCTTCTTCTGAGGCCTGCCCTTTACTAATCTGAAGAATGCCTTTGCGATCAAAATTGAAAGATACGGCACCAGGCGTAGCGATCGTTCCCCCTCTTTTATTAGTAGCAATGCGCATTTCAGAGGCTACACGATTCTTATTATCAGTCATCACTTCAACAATAATTCCTACTCCTCCATGGCCATACAGTTCATACATCATCTCTGTATAATCTGCTTGATCGGCATTAGAAGCTTTTTTAATATTCCGTTCTACAATTTCATTAGGAACATTTGCCGCGCGTGCTTTTTCTAAAGCTAACCTTAAGCGAGGATTGCTTTTTGCCTCCGGGCCTCCTCCCACCTTTACAGCACTAATAATCTCTTTAGCAATACGAGAAAATATTTTGCCTTTTTTAGCGTCTGCTTTTCCTTTTCTATGTTTAATATTTGCCCATTTACTATGGCCAGCCATGATAGAATTCCTTTAATTTATAGAGCTTTTTCTAAATCTGCAATCTTAGTCAAGATGCGCAAAAAGATGCATACGTTGTTTTTTAATCCATTGGTGGGCTATGCCAAAATGCTCGTAACTTTCTTCTTTTGCTTTGAATTCTTTGCTATGAATGCGGTGTAGACCTTTTTCATCCATGTAGGAAGGACAAATGTGATGCAAAATTTCGTGAAAAATAATGTAGCTAATTACATACTTCGGAATATTCGTATTATCCAACAACCGATTGATTTTTATTAGCTTAAGAGGATGATGATAAAGGCCAAAAGTCACGCACCTTTTATTAAGTTGAGTATGTTTACCAAACCAGGTAATAAATAATCTTACTTTCCCCTCAAAATATTGATCATTAAGTTCATCGTAA contains:
- a CDS encoding YebC/PmpR family DNA-binding transcriptional regulator; amino-acid sequence: MAGHSKWANIKHRKGKADAKKGKIFSRIAKEIISAVKVGGGPEAKSNPRLRLALEKARAANVPNEIVERNIKKASNADQADYTEMMYELYGHGGVGIIVEVMTDNKNRVASEMRIATNKRGGTIATPGAVSFNFDRKGILQISKGQASEEELFLKATEAGAEDFDREDEMYLITTDPTALYSVKEALNQANIACEEVSLEMIPKSFIECNEECAKANLALIEWLEALDDVDAVYHNMNFSE